A single window of Balaenoptera ricei isolate mBalRic1 chromosome 15, mBalRic1.hap2, whole genome shotgun sequence DNA harbors:
- the LOC132348879 gene encoding large ribosomal subunit protein eL34-like: MVQRLTYRRRLSYNTASNKTRLSRTPGNRVVYLYTKKVGKAPKSACGVCPGRLRGVRAVRPKVLMRLSKTKKHVSRAYGGSMCAKCVRDRIKCAFLIEEQKIVVKVLKAQAQSQKAK, encoded by the coding sequence ATGGTTCAGCGTTTGACATACCGTCGTAGGCTGTCCTACAATACAGCCTCTAACAAAACCAGGCTGTCCCGAACCCCTGGTAATAGAGTTGTTTACCTTTATACCAAGAAAGTTGGGAAAGCACCAAAATCTGCATGTGGCGTGTGCCCAGGCCGACTTCGAGGAGTTCGTGCTGTGAGACCTAAAGTTCTTATGAGGTTGTCTAAAACGAAAAAACATGTTAGCCGGGCCTATGGTGGTTCCATGTGTGCTAAATGTGTCCGTGACAGGATCAAGTGCGCTTTCCTCATTGAGGAGCAGAAAATCGTTGTGAAAGTGTTGAAAGCACAAGCACAGAGTCAGAAAgctaaataa